The genome window TGATGCGCGGCGGACATCTGGACGTCTGCGTGATGGGCGCGTTCCAGGTCTCGACGTACGGCGACCTGGCCAACTGGCACACGGGCGCACCCGACGCGATCCCCGCCGTGGGAGGTGCCATGGACCTGGCGATCGGCGCCAAGGACGTCTTCGTGATGATGTCCCTGTTCGCGAAGGACGGGACCCCCAAACTCGTCCCTCAGTGCACCTATCCGCTGACCGGCCTGGCGTGCGTCAGCCGCGTCTACACCGAAGTGGCCACCTTCCTCGTCGGGGCCGGCGGGGCCGTCGTACGGGAAACCTTCGGAACATCGGTCGAGGACCTGGCCGCACGCCTGGACGTTCCGCTGCGACGAGTCGGGGAGAGCGCCCGCTGACGGCGGAGCCGCCCCCAAATCTAAGATCGATGCCATGGTGAGCGAGAAGCCCGAACCCGGAGACCAGTACGTCCAGTCTCTCGCCCGCGGTCTGGCGGTGATCATGGCGTTCGACGCCCAGCACCCCGAGATGACCCTCAGCGAGGTGGCAGCACGAACCGGTCTGAGCCGGGCCACCGTACGTCGCCTTCTGCTCACTCTGGCCGAACTGAGATTCGTACGCGTCCTGGACAACCGCTTCACGCTGACGCCACGGATCCTGTGCCTCGGTACGGCGTACCTCTCCGGCCTGGAACTGCCGCAGATCGCCCAGCCCCACCTCGAGCAACTCTCCGCCCGGCTGGGCGAGTCGACGTCCCTCGCCGTGCTCGACGGAACGGACATCGTGTACGTGGCACGCGTCGCCACCCGGCGGATCATGACCGTAGGCATCACCGTCGGAACCCGCTTCCCGGCCTTCGCCACCGCCATGGGCCGCGTGTTGCTGTCCGCTCTGCCACCGAGCGGACTCGACGACTACTTCACCCGGGCCGATCTCACACCGCCCACCCCCCGGGCGGTGCACGACGAGGCGTCCTTGAGGGAGATCCTCGCAACGACGCGCGCTCAGGGGTGGGCCTATGTCGAGGAAGAGCTGGAGCGTGGTCTGTGCTCCCTGGCCGCACCGGTGGTCAACGGATCCGGTGACGTGGTGGCTGCGGTGAACGTGTCGACGACGACCCACCACGACGAGTCCACCGTCGCCCGTTACCGCGAGGCACTGCTGGCCGCCGCAGCGGACATCAGCGAGGACGCGGCCGTTGCCCGAGTGCGGCCGTAGTCCCCTGCGTCAGGAATCACGGGCCACCGGTTGGGCATCTCGCACATGCGGGCCGGGTGACCCCGGCCCGCATGCCCGACGGGAAGGGCTCTCCTTCGGGGTGACGGTCAGGTGAGTTTGACCAGTGTGTGGTCGTCGCAGTATCCGGCGGACGAGCCGGTGTTCTTGCAGCAGTACACACCGGCCGAGGTGCCGGCGGCTCCTGTCGTGAAGAAGATGGGCTGCTGTGCGTACGACGAGGACGAGGGCGCAGACACGTCTCTGTGCCGCCGAAGTCCTTCACGCCTACTGCCACTTCCTCACCGGCGGCGGCGACCTTGGCCCAGGCGGCCGGCAGATAGGTGCCCGCTGGCACGGCCATCTGGATGCCGCCCTGAGCAGCATCGGCCGGGTGCTCGTCGCCCTGCGCTGACCCGTCGGCACCGGACTGCGCTCCTGGTGAGGCCGGGGCGGAAGGTTCAGCGAGCGCACCGCGCCCGCCGGTGTGAGGAGGAGCCCGCGGAGGTGGTCTAACGGCGCTCGCGGCGGACGGCTCCCAGATCGGCTCCGGCCTGCTGCTGGCCCATCGAGGCCCTCACCCGCCGCTGGCCGCGATGGGTGTGGCGACAGTGGCGGTCACGGTCAAGTGGCGCAACGGGTCTGGGTGCAGCACGACGGCTAGGAGTTCCCGTTGCTCCTCGTGGTCACCGCCCCCGTCCCGGTGGTGACCGGCCCCGACTCATGGTTGTTCGACGCCGCCCTGGTGGGCGGCCCCCGCCGTGGTCGTAGGGTCCCGTGTGCGCCAGCGGTTGGTTGACGATTAAACAAGATGGTTTAAGCTTCACCATAACGTCGGTGATCGCCGCGCCTCGCACTGCGCGCCGAGCGCGACGCCTGTGCGCCACGCCGGCCCAGTCCGGCGTGGCGCACCGTACGCATCCTCAGGATCGGAGACGACTTCCATGACCAGCCCTGTCCGCGTTGCTGTCATCTACTACTCCTCCACCGGATTCTCGGCCGAGATCGCCAAGGAGATCGCGGAGGCGGCCGAGAAGGCGGGCGCCGAAGTGCGCCTGCTGAAGGCCGCTGAACTGGCCCCTGAGGCCGCCATCGCCTCGAACGAGGCGTGGGCCGCCCACGCCGCGGCGAGCGCGGGCATTCCCGAGGCCACGACCGCCGACGTCGAGTGGGCGGACGCAATCGTCTTCGGCACCCCCACCCGCTTCGGGAACATCTCGTCCCAGCTGAAGCAGTTCATCGACACCCTGGGGGGCCTGTGGGCACAGGGCAAGCTGGCCAACAAGGTCTACAGCGGCTTCGTGACGACCGCGACGGCTCACGGCGGCCAGGAGTCGACGCTGCTCGCCCTGTACAACTCCATCCACCACTTCGGCGGCATCATCGTGTCCCCGGGCTACACCGACCCCGTCAAGTTCGTCGACGGCAACCCCTACGGCACCTCGCACGTCGACGCACAGGGCAACAACCCGGTCGGCGAGCACACCCGCAACGCCGCCCGCCACCAGGCCGAGCGCGTGGTCCAGGTCGCTGCCGCCCTGAAGGCCGGCCTCGCCTGACCTGCTCTGGAGCACGGCGGTCCCAGGATCCGCCGTGCGCCTGTCCGCACCGCGAGTCCGGCAGCCGAGGCGCTGCCGGACTCGCGGTGCGCGCTTTCCCGGGCCGCCGGCCGGGTGAGCACGTGGGGCAGGGCGAGTCGACGCCGCCGCGTGGTAAGGACGGCTGACACGGCAGGCCGGTGACAACCGGCTGTCAACGGAGCGGAGGTTCACGTGCAGAGCGAGAGGCGCATCAGCCGCGGGGCGGGCGGGCGGACGGCGAGCGAGTGACCCTGCCAGGGGATGTCGGCTGGACGGGTCTGATGACGGCCCATATGCGGGCGATCGAGTCCGCCCGGCAGGACCGCCTGTTCGACGACCCGCTCGCGACGGCGGTGGACCTGGTCCGCAACGCCGTCCGCACGGACCCGGACGTCGCCCTGCCGACGGGACCGGAGGGCGACCGGGGTGAGTTGACCGAGACCTGGTACATGCTGTCGACGTTCCTCTGCGTGCGCACCCCGTACTACGACAGCCGGTCACGGCGGCATGCGCCGTCGGCATCCACCAACTGGTCGTCCTGGCGGCGCAACTGGACGCGAGGGCCTACCGCCTGGGCCTGCCCGCAGACACCACCGTCTACGAGATCGACACCGAACCGGTGCTGCGGTTCAAGGAGAGCGTGCTGACGCGCGCGCGGCTGAAGCCCACCACGCGTCGCCACCCGGTCGTCGTCGATCTGCGCGGCCCCTGGAGGCGGTGCTCGCCGACGCCGGGTTCGACCCCGCGCGTCCCACCATGTGGCTCGTGGAGGGGCTCTTCATGTACCTGAGCGGCCCGGAGCGCGAGCGGCTGCTCGACGGTCTGACCCGGCTCAGCGCCCCGGGCAGCCGCCTCGCCCTGGAGTACTACGAGCCCGTTCTGCGTCCGGAGGACGTGTCGACGGTCGACGCGGTCGAGGAGGCGGTCATCGCCCGGATCTTCGGCTTCTTCCAGGAAGACCCGGCCACCTCCCCCGACCAGTGGCTGCCGACCCGCGGCTGGCGCCCGGAGGTGACCACGCTCGCCGCCGAGATCGCCGCGCGGGGCAGGGCGGTCCCGGAGATGTTCGGGAAGGGACGCCCGCACGAGGGCCCGTCGGGTGAAGGCGCTGCGGGTTGCGGGCCGGAGTGCGCGTAGTGTGCTGATGCGGCGGGGGCCTGACGGGCAACCGGCTCCAGTCGGCTTGTGTGTCGGAGGGAATGAGATGGCGAAGACGAAGGCGACGCGTTCCGGTGAAGGGGCCGGCGGGCGCGGGGGGCGCTCGGGAGCGGAGCCGGCGGCGCCTGCCGGCGGACGGCCCAGGGACCCGGCGATCGAGGAGGCGATCATCCAGGCCACGCGCAAGCGGCTGGCCACCGACGGCTACTCCTCCATGACGATCGGGGACATCGTCGCGGACGCCGGTGTCACCCGGCCGACCTTGTACCGGCGGTGGGCGAACAAGTACGACCTCGTCATCGACGCCCTGGAATACGGACTGCGCAAGCAGCGCGAGGCCTACCCTCCGCTGGACATGGAGCAGTTGCACCCGCGCGAGGCGCTCCTCGAAGCGGTACGGCGTCTCGACCCCCGCTTCCACAACGAGCGGGCCATGGCCCTGCACGGCAACTTCATGGCCGAGGTGGAGCGGGCGCCCGGCCTGCTGGAGCAGTTGCGGGAGCACGGCGTGCGGCCACGCTGCGAGGAACTGATGATGACGCTGGTCTCGCTGCAGCACCGCGGCGCCGTGCGCGAGGACGCGGACCTGGACATGATCGTCACCCTGTGTTTCGGCAGTTACTTCGCCGACTACCTGCGGACCGGCCGTGAGGTCCCGGACGACTTCGCGGAACGGGTCGTCGCCACGGTCTGGCCTGCGATCGCCGTGGACGGCGAGGTCCGCCCCGTCTGAGAGGGCCCCTCTGGGCGGCGCCGAGCGGGCGCGGGCCCCGGGTCGCGTCCGGCGCCGCTTCATCGGGTCGACGGATATCCGGCTTTCGTTACAGCTATTGACTGTAACGAAAACCCGCGGCATCGTGCTCGTGTAAGACCAAGTGGCGACGCGAGAGGACCCCGCGCATGAGCGAGGACAGCCGCAAGGCACTGATCGAGCGCAGCATCCCGTTCCTGTCCGAGGTCAGGAACCGTACGGCCGGCAACGACCTGGAGAGCTGGCTGAACACCACCTACGGCCCCGACAGCGAGCTCTACCAGGACCTCGCACGCCTGATCAAGATCGGTGTCCTGGAGGAGGGCTGGGCGGCGAACGTCGAGGTCGACGGCCCCCGATACCGCCGCAGCCTCATCGCCGAACCGACGGCGGAGACCCACTACTTCAGCATCACGGCCGTCTACATGGACAGCGTCGAGCGTTACCGGGGCCAGTACCACGCGCACCCGTACGGCGAACTGAACCTTGTCGCCCCCATCGACCCCGGAGCCCGGCTGGTGGGGCCGAACGGCTGGCAGGGAGCGGGCTGGACCGCGCCCGCCCCGGGCAGCCATCACTACCCCGAGGTGCGGGGAGGCGCGCTGATCGCCCTGTTCTACCTGCCCGCCGGACGCATCTCGTACGACATCCGTCCTTCCCGGTCCGCAGGTGCCGTCGCATAGGGCGGCGCGGCCGCGAGCAGGTACGGTCCGGTGGCCGGCCGCGGTGAAGGGGCCATGGCCGCCGCGGACCCCGTCGGCGCGTTCACGGCACCGCGGCTTCGGGCACCACCCGCCGGCTCCGGTGCGCGCGTGAAGGTGCTGAGGCGCGCGTCTTCCTCGGCTCGTCCCCGGGAACACCTCACGCCGTCCCGCGCCCGCGGCAGCCAACGGGTCCGACGGGACACGGCGCCCGGCGCCCTCGCATTGCGACAACACCGCCCGGAGCGAGGCCGGCGGTTGCCGACACGTCCGGAATCGAGGGACATCTGTCCGATCGGGCGTGGCCGTCGTTCCGCGTACCGGTGTGGAATGAGACCTGGGAGCCGGCTGGGGTCCGAAGGCAGCCGGGAGGCCCTGGGGCCCAGGGGCAGCCGGCTCCCGTCCGCACCATGCAAGGGGCCGCCGCGGCGCCCGGCGCGTCGGCCTACGAGCGCCGGTGACGCTGCGCAGCCAGCCACGTTTCAGCGAGCACTGCAAGAGCTTCCGCGAACTGGCGGCGACCTGCCGGGTGTTCTGCGACGTGGTCAACTCCTGCATTCACTGAGCGACTCGTGGCAAGCGCGGCTCGCCGAGGAACGACAACGGCTGCCCCCGCTGCCCGGACGGCCGTTCACCGCGGTCTTCCGTACCACTCGGCGGGCGAACCGGGAGTCCACGAGTTCCGTCGAAGGGGGTCCGCTACTCCGTTCCGCACGAACTGATGGGCGTACTGTTCAGTCCGCCCCGTCGGTGAGATCACCCCGTTCGATCGCCAGCCGGGTCAGTTCGACTCGCGTGTTGATACCGAGCTTGGCGAAGATGTGCTTCATATGCGTGTTGACGGTGTGCACGGACACATACAGCCGGTCGGCGATGGCACGGTTGGTCAGGCCGTCCACGACGAGAGGGATCAATTTCCGTTCGGACTCGGTCAGGCTCCTCCACTCCGGGGAGCCGGTCGTGTGGCGCCGTGGTGCGCTGCTGCGCACGCCGAGCTGTCGAAGGCGCCGCCTGATCCGTTCCTGATCGCGCAGGGCTCCTGAGGCCGACGCCAGCTGAACCGCTTCTTCGAAGTACTGGATCGCCGGCGTCGTATCGGCCGACGCGGCCATCAGCTCGCCGAGGTCCTCGCAGGCCGCGGCCAGGCCCAGCCGCCGGCCCGCGCTCCGGTAACCGGTGATGGCGGACTCCAGTGCACGGGGATCATCATGGAGCAGGCCGTCCACGTGCGCGCGGACTGCCTCGATGATCCGCGGGCTGTCGTCCTGTGCGGTCAGGCTGCGCAATGCGCCGGACACGGCCTGCGCGACCGACGCTTCCTCGCCGCGGAGCGCCATGCGCACGATCCCGGGCCACTGGGACGGAGGTACCGCAAGCAGCCGCGTCGGCCCACGGTCTGCGAAGCTGCCCGTGAGTGCCGCCGCCGCTGTGGCGTCCCGGCCCTCCGCGTCGGCCAGACAGGCGCGCGCGAGCGACAGCCACGGGCCGTACCGCTGCAAGCTCCTGCCCGAATCGGCTTCGGCGGCACGGAGATGGTCCCTGGCCTTCGCGAGGTCGCCGCGTCTGATCTCCACCAGCGCCAGCACGGAGCGGGCCAGCGGATTCAGTTGAGTGATCTCGAGTTCGTCCGCCACCGTCAGACTGGCCTCCGCCTCCACGGCCGCGTCGTCCAGCGCACCCTGTTCGAGCAGTGCGCAGGCACGGACGGCATGCCAGTGGGGAAGGGACCAGCCGAGGCCCAGCGCCTCGGCTTCGCGCTGTCCCTCCCGCAGGACCCGCTCGGTGTCCGTGAGCCGGTCGGTGGCCGTCAGCACCGTGGCCAGCCACAGCGCCGGAATCCGCGGGGGGCGCAGAGAGAGCCCGGCGGACTCCGTGCCGGCGCGCCTGGTGGCCTCCTCGGCAAGCTGCAGCGCGCGGGCCAGGCGCCCGCAGTAGAAGGACGTCTGCGACTGGAACACCATGGCGCTGACGACGAGGGCGGGCTCGTTGCTGCGGTAGGCGGCCTCGACCAGTCCGGTGTCCGTCTGCTCGGCAGCGGCGATGTCACCGAGGTACACGTGACCCGTCGCCTTGGTCTTCAGCAGCCGTATGCGCAGGTCGGGCCGCAGCGAGGGAAGGTCCAGAGCGTGCTGGAGGTGTGTCATCGCGGCGGCGTCGTCGCCGGCGGCCTGGTGGATCTCGGCGGCCACCAGGCGCAGGCGGGCCTCCTGCTGCGGTTCGAGACCGTCCGACAGGGTGGTGTCGACCAGATCGAGAGCCTCCTGAACCCGGCGGGTCCGGCCGAGGTACTCGGCGGCGTCGGTCAGCAGGGTGATGCGACGCCGGTCGTGCGGGGGCAGCAGTCCGGCGATCCGCTGAGCGAAGTCCGCGGCCGCGTCGGGGGCCGTCGACGACTGTTCCCGTACGGCGGTGGTCAGCGTGGTCACGGCCTCGTCGTCCACCGGTCCGCCCGACATGACGACGTGCCAGGCCACCTCCGCCGACGGTGCCCCGGTACCGCGCAGAGTGTCGGCCGCCTCCCGGTGCAGAGCGGTCCGTACGGCCAGGGGCAGGTTCTCGTGGACAGCCTGCCGTATGAGGTCGTGGCGGAAGGCCAGTCGCGGGCCGTCGGCCGAGAGCAGGCCCGCGTTCAGGGCGGCCTCGACGCCCGACAACAGGCTGCCGACCTGCCTGCCGAGCAGGCGGGCGGCCGTGCCGAGGTCGAATTCGCGGCCGAGGACCGACCCGATCTGGAGCAGGCGCACGGCATCCTCAGGGAGCCGGTCCAGACGCGCGGCGACACTCAGCCGGAAAGCGACGGGGATGTCGTGGTGCAGGAGGCTCGACACGCCCGCCCGCACCTTGACGGCATCCGCGTCGACAAAAGCGCGCACCAGTTCGATCGCCAGGAACGGATTGCCACCGACGCCTCGCAGCAGCCTGGCCAGACCGGGTGACGGCGCGGCCCCGAGCACGTCAGCCGCGATGTGCTGCAGCTCCTGCTGCGGCAGTGGGCCGAGGGTCAGCCACCGGGCTCCGAGGCGTTCGAGGTCCTCCCGCACCCTGGCCACAGTCGGCCGCTCGGTCTCCGATCGTACCGCCGGCACCCACAGGATCCGCGAAGCGGCCAGTCGTCGGGGCAGGGTGCGGAGCACGAGGAGCGTGGCCGGATCTGCCCACTGCACGTCGTCCACGAGCACGGCCACCGGAGCGCGCTGAGCCCGGTCCTCCAAAGCCTCCGTGATGCTGTCCAGCAGCCACAGCCGCCGGTCCTCGGCGGCAGCAGCGGCTGGGCCGGAGCCGTCGGAGGGCTGCAAGGCGGACTGCAGGGCGGCTCCCGCCGCGTACTGGTCGAACTCGTCGGCCCGTACGGACACCACATCGAATCCGAACCGCCGGGCCAGCTCGGCCAGCTCCGCGAGCAGCCGGCTCTTGCCGACGCCGGGCGCGCCTTCCACGACGACGCAGGCACCCCGTCCGCCACGCACCGCTTCCAGGGCCTCACGGACAGCCGTGATCTCGCGGTCCCTTCCCCTCAGGCGCAGCCCGGTCACGGCCCGGTCACCGGGCCCGGGAGGCCGGTCCCCCGGGGCGTCTGTGCTGCTCATGGGGCCAAGCATGCCGCACGGCCACATCCGTCCTCAACGCCGGTGCCCCTGGGCTCAGCGCTTTTCACCCGGGTGACTGCCGGCTCCACGCCGTCCGTTCACCCCACCGCGACGCATTCTCCGAACCGACCAGAACTCTTGCCCTGGAGAGGAGCATGACGTGCGTACAGGCAAGGAATACCTGGCGGCACTGAACGACGGCCGCAAGGTGTGGGTGGGTGACGAACTCGTCGACAACGTGGCCACCCACCCCAGGACCCGGGCGTATGCCCGCAGGCTCGCGGACTTCTACGACCTGCACCATCGTCCTGACCTCCAGGACGTCATGACGTTCGTTGACGAAGAGGGCGTCAGGCGGTCCATGACGTGGTTCCAGCACCGGACCAAGGACGACCTGAAGCGCAAGCGCCGCTACATGGAGACGGTGCTGCGGGAACTCGGCGGCGGGGCGACCCCGCGCACCCCGGACGTCAACAACTACGTCCTGCTCACCTACGTCGACGACCCGGAACCCTGGAGCAGCCAGTCCGTCGGCACTGGGGGGAGGGACCTGACCGAGGGCATCATCGACTTCTGGAATGTGGTGCGGGAGGGCGACCTCAACACGACACCTGCCTTCGTCGACCCGCAGACGGACCGCTCACGCGAGTCGGCACAGGCCGAGTCCCCGGCCCTGCGCGTAGTGAGCACCTCGGAGGAGGGCATCACCGTGCGGGGCGTGAAGGCGATCGGCACCGGCGCGGCCTTCGGGGACTGGATCCACATCGGTGTCTTCTACCGCCCCGGCATTCTGCCGGAACAGATCATCTTCGGGGCGGTGAAGCCCAACGCCCCCGGTGTCACCATCATCTGCCGGGAGAGCAACGTCCGGGACGGGGAGGAAGTCGAGCACCCGCTCGCCTCCCAGGGTGACGAGCTGGACAGCGTCATCGTGTTCGAGGACGTGTTCATCCCCTGGAACCGGGTCTTCCACATCGGTAACCCCCAGCACGCGTCGCTGTACCCGCAGCGCGTCTTCGACTGGCTGCACTACCAGGCGCTGGTGCGCCAGATGGTGCGCGCCGAGCTGATGCTCGGTCTGACCTTGCTGATCACCGAGCACATCGGCACCTACCAACTGCCACCGGTCCAGACCCGGATCGCCCGGTTCGCGGGCTTCCACCAGACGCTCAAGGCTCATGTGATCGCTTCGGAGGACGAGGGGTTCACGACTCCCGGCGGCCTCTACAAGCCGAACGTCCTGATGTTCGACTTCGGGCGGGCCTATTACCTGGAGAACGTCGCCGGCATGGTCAATGAGGTCATCGACCTGGCCGGACGCGCCTCGCTCATCTTCCCGACCGAGGGCCAGTGGCAGCGACCCGAACTGCGGCCCTGGCTTGAGGCGCTGCAGACCGGACCGGTCGGAAGGCCGCACGACAGGCTGAAGATCAGCCGCGTGATCCGCGATCTGTTCCTGTCCGACTGGGGCGACCGCATCAGCACCTTCGAGAACTTCAACGGCACGCCTCTGCTGGCCATCCGCACTCTCACCATGAAGCGTGCGGAACTGTCCCCGAGCGGCCCTATCGCAGACCTCGCGCGCAAGGTCTGCGGCATCGAGGGCGTGAGCGATGAGGAGGAGACCGCGTACAAGGCTCAGGCGAGCTACGCCCGACGCCAGGACGCCTCGTAGCAGGATGCCAGGGCCCGGGTCAGAGCACGCCGCACTCCCGGGCCCTGGCGACCGCTCCGCTCCTGTCGTGCGCGTCGAGTTTGCGGAAGATCGCCCGCACCTGTGTCTTGACGGTGTTGTGGGACACGTAGAGCTCGGCGGCGATCTCACGCAGCGTCAGCGGACCGCACAGAGCGCGGAGCACCCGGCGTTCCCCCGGAGACAGGTCCTGGTGGACAGGCGCGGAAGCCGCAACGTCCGTGCCCTTACCCGCTCGCCCGAGCAGCTCCTTCAGGGCCCCTGGCGACTCGCACCGGGCCACCGCGCGCTCGGCTGCCTCGCGGGCCCTTCGCGCCGCGTCCGTGTTGTGCCGGGCGCTCTCCAGCCGCGACCGCGTGAAGTGGGACAAGGCACGTAGGTGGGGTTCGCTTCCGGTCCGGGGCAATCCCGCGAGAGCCGCTTCCGCGTCGGCCAGAACCCGTTCGGCCTCATCGACCTTTCCCTCTTCCAGAAGCAGCCCGGCCCGGCCGATGTGGGCGGGCACGGCGACGAAGTGTCCGCCCAGCCCGGCCGCCGCGGCGGCATCGAGAGCCTCGTCGCTCAGAATCCGCACCGATTCGCGCCGTCCGGCCAGGAGCGCGCACACCGCCCACAGGCCCAGCGTGCGGACGAGCGCCAAACAGTGCCCGGCGGCATGCGCGTCACGGGTCGCCTCGCCGAGCAGCACCTCCGCCTCCTCGTACCGGCAGGACCACAGCAGAGCGGTACTGCGGGCCGTACCGGCCAAGGCACGCCAGAAGGTCAACGGCATGGTGCCGGCAACGGCGGATTCGGCGAGATGGTCGGCGGTCAGGACCTCTCCCTCGAGACAGCATGCCACGGCCTGAGCGACGGCTGCCGCATCGGACACGGTGCTGCCTTCGCCGACCGTCTCCGGTCCGGTCTGTCTGAGCTGGGCCACGTCCAGCCAGCGCCGGGCCGTTTCCAGGGCGCCCGCCGACAGAGCCGCCATCGCCGCCACGACGCACAGCCTTGCGTCGGCGGCGACGGTGCGGGGCGGCAAGA of Streptomyces cynarae contains these proteins:
- a CDS encoding 3-oxoacid CoA-transferase subunit B → MTLATSTARTTEHLDRGPLDADEVAALVARDIAPGSFVNLGIGRPTKVADHLEPEKGVVLHTENGMLGMGPAAYGDDIDSDLTNAGKIPVTEQRGASYFHHADSFAMMRGGHLDVCVMGAFQVSTYGDLANWHTGAPDAIPAVGGAMDLAIGAKDVFVMMSLFAKDGTPKLVPQCTYPLTGLACVSRVYTEVATFLVGAGGAVVRETFGTSVEDLAARLDVPLRRVGESAR
- a CDS encoding 4-hydroxyphenylacetate 3-hydroxylase family protein; this encodes MRTGKEYLAALNDGRKVWVGDELVDNVATHPRTRAYARRLADFYDLHHRPDLQDVMTFVDEEGVRRSMTWFQHRTKDDLKRKRRYMETVLRELGGGATPRTPDVNNYVLLTYVDDPEPWSSQSVGTGGRDLTEGIIDFWNVVREGDLNTTPAFVDPQTDRSRESAQAESPALRVVSTSEEGITVRGVKAIGTGAAFGDWIHIGVFYRPGILPEQIIFGAVKPNAPGVTIICRESNVRDGEEVEHPLASQGDELDSVIVFEDVFIPWNRVFHIGNPQHASLYPQRVFDWLHYQALVRQMVRAELMLGLTLLITEHIGTYQLPPVQTRIARFAGFHQTLKAHVIASEDEGFTTPGGLYKPNVLMFDFGRAYYLENVAGMVNEVIDLAGRASLIFPTEGQWQRPELRPWLEALQTGPVGRPHDRLKISRVIRDLFLSDWGDRISTFENFNGTPLLAIRTLTMKRAELSPSGPIADLARKVCGIEGVSDEEETAYKAQASYARRQDAS
- the wrbA gene encoding NAD(P)H:quinone oxidoreductase, whose translation is MTSPVRVAVIYYSSTGFSAEIAKEIAEAAEKAGAEVRLLKAAELAPEAAIASNEAWAAHAAASAGIPEATTADVEWADAIVFGTPTRFGNISSQLKQFIDTLGGLWAQGKLANKVYSGFVTTATAHGGQESTLLALYNSIHHFGGIIVSPGYTDPVKFVDGNPYGTSHVDAQGNNPVGEHTRNAARHQAERVVQVAAALKAGLA
- a CDS encoding helix-turn-helix transcriptional regulator, whose translation is MSSTDAPGDRPPGPGDRAVTGLRLRGRDREITAVREALEAVRGGRGACVVVEGAPGVGKSRLLAELAELARRFGFDVVSVRADEFDQYAAGAALQSALQPSDGSGPAAAAAEDRRLWLLDSITEALEDRAQRAPVAVLVDDVQWADPATLLVLRTLPRRLAASRILWVPAVRSETERPTVARVREDLERLGARWLTLGPLPQQELQHIAADVLGAAPSPGLARLLRGVGGNPFLAIELVRAFVDADAVKVRAGVSSLLHHDIPVAFRLSVAARLDRLPEDAVRLLQIGSVLGREFDLGTAARLLGRQVGSLLSGVEAALNAGLLSADGPRLAFRHDLIRQAVHENLPLAVRTALHREAADTLRGTGAPSAEVAWHVVMSGGPVDDEAVTTLTTAVREQSSTAPDAAADFAQRIAGLLPPHDRRRITLLTDAAEYLGRTRRVQEALDLVDTTLSDGLEPQQEARLRLVAAEIHQAAGDDAAAMTHLQHALDLPSLRPDLRIRLLKTKATGHVYLGDIAAAEQTDTGLVEAAYRSNEPALVVSAMVFQSQTSFYCGRLARALQLAEEATRRAGTESAGLSLRPPRIPALWLATVLTATDRLTDTERVLREGQREAEALGLGWSLPHWHAVRACALLEQGALDDAAVEAEASLTVADELEITQLNPLARSVLALVEIRRGDLAKARDHLRAAEADSGRSLQRYGPWLSLARACLADAEGRDATAAAALTGSFADRGPTRLLAVPPSQWPGIVRMALRGEEASVAQAVSGALRSLTAQDDSPRIIEAVRAHVDGLLHDDPRALESAITGYRSAGRRLGLAAACEDLGELMAASADTTPAIQYFEEAVQLASASGALRDQERIRRRLRQLGVRSSAPRRHTTGSPEWRSLTESERKLIPLVVDGLTNRAIADRLYVSVHTVNTHMKHIFAKLGINTRVELTRLAIERGDLTDGAD
- a CDS encoding class I SAM-dependent methyltransferase produces the protein MTLPGDVGWTGLMTAHMRAIESARQDRLFDDPLATAVDLVRNAVRTDPDVALPTGPEGDRGELTETWYMLSTFLCVRTPYYDSRSRRHAPSASTNWSSWRRNWTRGPTAWACPQTPPSTRSTPNRCCGSRRAC
- a CDS encoding DUF4863 family protein, with product MSEDSRKALIERSIPFLSEVRNRTAGNDLESWLNTTYGPDSELYQDLARLIKIGVLEEGWAANVEVDGPRYRRSLIAEPTAETHYFSITAVYMDSVERYRGQYHAHPYGELNLVAPIDPGARLVGPNGWQGAGWTAPAPGSHHYPEVRGGALIALFYLPAGRISYDIRPSRSAGAVA
- a CDS encoding IclR family transcriptional regulator domain-containing protein; the encoded protein is MVSEKPEPGDQYVQSLARGLAVIMAFDAQHPEMTLSEVAARTGLSRATVRRLLLTLAELRFVRVLDNRFTLTPRILCLGTAYLSGLELPQIAQPHLEQLSARLGESTSLAVLDGTDIVYVARVATRRIMTVGITVGTRFPAFATAMGRVLLSALPPSGLDDYFTRADLTPPTPRAVHDEASLREILATTRAQGWAYVEEELERGLCSLAAPVVNGSGDVVAAVNVSTTTHHDESTVARYREALLAAAADISEDAAVARVRP
- a CDS encoding TetR/AcrR family transcriptional regulator, whose translation is MAKTKATRSGEGAGGRGGRSGAEPAAPAGGRPRDPAIEEAIIQATRKRLATDGYSSMTIGDIVADAGVTRPTLYRRWANKYDLVIDALEYGLRKQREAYPPLDMEQLHPREALLEAVRRLDPRFHNERAMALHGNFMAEVERAPGLLEQLREHGVRPRCEELMMTLVSLQHRGAVREDADLDMIVTLCFGSYFADYLRTGREVPDDFAERVVATVWPAIAVDGEVRPV